A single Elaeis guineensis isolate ETL-2024a chromosome 15, EG11, whole genome shotgun sequence DNA region contains:
- the LOC105032251 gene encoding EID1-like F-box protein 2 codes for MMLVAKQYRCTHSSTCICMKGHLSEDAIFLVFQHLNWNPRFIATMSCVCKWFDEIAKRVLWKEFCRTRAPKMMLDLQSSGSHSVDGNWKALGKLLIYCSGCSKGGLFNAIHIPGHFVYRTRFSRTSGKSFLIPQCRTDVLYVSDPCEHLDQGEEGDVGFFRGVFRSFSVSRVRKMLIDRQAKFHPTEVCPYCKAKLWSMLQANMIPRSAAWRLGAYDDCIEYYVCLNGHMLGICTLLPLSDSEEASELD; via the coding sequence ATGATGCTGGTAGCAAAGCAGTACCGCTGTACACACTCATCAACATGTATATGTATGAAAGGTCATCTGAGTGAGGATGCAATTTTTCTTGTGTTTCAACACCTAAATTGGAACCCCAGATTCATTGCGACAATGTCATGTGTTTGCAAATGGTTTGATGAGATTGCTAAGCGGGTTTTGTGGAAGGAGTTTTGCCGAACAAGGGCTCCAAAGATGATGCTAGATTTGCAATCCAGTGGAAGCCACAGTGTTGATGGAAACTGGAAAGCACTTGGGAAGCTTCTGATTTATTGCTCAGGATGCAGCAAGGGGGGTCTATTTAATGCCATCCATATCCCAGGTCACTTTGTTTACAGGACTCGGTTTTCTAGGACTTCGGGAAAAAGTTTTCTTATTCCACAATGCAGAACAGATGTGTTGTATGTATCAGACCCTTGTGAACATCTTGATCAGGGAgaggagggtgatgtgggctttTTCCGTGGTGTCTTCAGGTCATTCTCTGTTTCAAGAGTTAGGAAAATGCTCATTGACAGGCAGGCCAAGTTTCATCCCACAGAGGTGTGTCCATACTGTAAAGCAAAGCTGTGGAGCATGCTGCAGGCAAACATGATACCAAGAAGTGCGGCGTGGAGGTTAGGTGCTTATGATGATTGCATCGAGTATTATGTATGCCTCAATGGGCATATGCTTGGAATATGCACTCTCTTACCCCTCTCGGATTCTGAGGAGGCATCGGAGTTGGACTGA